The following proteins are co-located in the Amycolatopsis tolypomycina genome:
- a CDS encoding phosphotransferase, giving the protein MSTVRGGGACLSSAATTAAALDLRAHPRDDVLARVEKALEMRLDRAGLVRKRRSIGAATDRGTWVRVEMRRMEKMAGQGFNGPEAAALLSGIAKPAWHASVTWSEREHGLMWRADETELVAAVPIKPGGVLTTDPQLPAAWWSTLNASLDALAVAETTRIATLHTTPITQARVAEQIRAAFGPDIDTTIERWVPAHADFAWANLTGPECWILDWEDWGLAPRGLDAAMLWAASLAVPGLAEQVYRLRQADLDSRDGQLMQLFFAAAIVGAPGGSVGPLLDAARTAADRLLTELRS; this is encoded by the coding sequence GTGTCTACGGTCAGGGGTGGCGGAGCGTGCCTGAGCAGCGCAGCTACCACGGCGGCTGCGCTGGACCTGCGGGCCCATCCCCGGGACGACGTGCTGGCTCGGGTCGAGAAGGCCCTGGAAATGCGGCTGGACCGGGCGGGTCTGGTACGGAAGCGCCGCTCGATCGGCGCGGCCACCGACCGCGGCACCTGGGTCCGTGTCGAGATGCGGCGCATGGAGAAGATGGCCGGCCAGGGCTTCAACGGCCCGGAGGCGGCCGCGCTGCTCTCCGGCATCGCGAAACCCGCCTGGCACGCCAGCGTGACGTGGAGCGAGCGGGAGCACGGACTGATGTGGCGGGCGGATGAGACAGAATTGGTCGCGGCCGTGCCGATCAAGCCCGGCGGCGTCCTCACCACCGATCCGCAGCTGCCGGCGGCGTGGTGGTCGACGCTGAACGCCTCGCTGGACGCGCTCGCGGTGGCCGAGACCACGCGGATCGCGACCCTGCACACCACGCCGATCACCCAAGCCCGCGTCGCGGAGCAGATCCGTGCGGCGTTCGGCCCGGATATCGACACCACGATCGAGCGATGGGTGCCCGCCCACGCGGACTTCGCCTGGGCCAACCTGACCGGCCCGGAGTGCTGGATCCTGGACTGGGAGGACTGGGGCCTGGCCCCGCGCGGGCTGGACGCGGCGATGCTGTGGGCGGCGTCGCTCGCGGTTCCCGGTCTGGCCGAGCAGGTGTACCGCCTGCGGCAGGCCGATCTGGACAGCCGGGACGGGCAGCTGATGCAGCTGTTCTTCGCCGCCGCCATCGTCGGCGCTCCGGGCGGCTCCGTCGGGCCGCTGCTGGACGCGGCCCGCACGGCAGCCGACAGGTTGCTCACCGAGCTGCGGTCCTGA
- a CDS encoding ankyrin repeat domain-containing protein: MTGLDQAGRDPLHYAANNNDADGVRERLAAGVDVNLTETRSHYTPLHFAVQDGAVDAARVLLDAGADVQAVCTPGVSPLHLAVIRWRQSPEGAMIKLLLERGADKTALETNGRTPAEICQGQLGFPDELAAVLQPGPIPPSTST, from the coding sequence ATGACCGGACTGGACCAGGCAGGCCGCGACCCGTTGCACTACGCGGCCAACAACAATGACGCCGACGGGGTCCGCGAGCGGCTGGCCGCCGGGGTCGATGTCAACCTGACAGAGACGAGAAGCCACTACACGCCATTGCACTTCGCCGTGCAGGACGGCGCCGTCGACGCCGCTCGGGTGCTGCTGGACGCGGGCGCCGACGTGCAGGCCGTCTGCACCCCCGGTGTCAGCCCGCTGCATCTCGCGGTGATCCGCTGGCGCCAATCCCCCGAGGGCGCGATGATCAAGCTCCTGCTGGAGCGCGGCGCGGACAAGACCGCCCTCGAGACGAACGGCCGTACTCCGGCCGAGATCTGCCAGGGACAGCTCGGGTTTCCCGACGAGCTCGCGGCGGTTCTGCAGCCAGGACCGATCCCGCCGTCGACCAGCACCTGA
- a CDS encoding NUDIX hydrolase translates to MTLIDIFNDRYEPIGTEDKKTAHAKGLWHRTFSALAVNPTTQRVLLQKKAPGRYSFNRPDYADITVGGHYHAGETIPDGVREIHEELGLPVAYRDLHPIGLRQTAVTLAPDYVEREFQHWHLLPLDVGLDEIPLADAEVSGLVDIALHDAIALADGDIDAVPARYATRTDTGLDYSDGTLATADLVPNYLTLDQLYLRLFIAARRFCTGQRRNLFW, encoded by the coding sequence GTGACGCTGATCGACATCTTCAACGACCGCTACGAACCCATCGGCACCGAAGACAAGAAGACCGCGCACGCCAAGGGATTGTGGCACCGCACCTTCTCCGCCCTCGCCGTCAACCCCACCACCCAGCGTGTGCTCCTCCAGAAAAAGGCCCCTGGCCGGTACAGCTTCAACCGGCCCGACTACGCCGACATCACCGTCGGCGGCCACTACCATGCCGGCGAGACCATCCCCGACGGCGTACGCGAGATCCACGAGGAACTCGGCCTCCCCGTCGCTTATCGCGACCTTCACCCAATCGGCCTGCGGCAGACCGCCGTCACCCTCGCACCCGACTACGTCGAGCGCGAGTTCCAGCACTGGCACCTGCTGCCCCTGGACGTGGGGTTGGACGAGATCCCGCTGGCCGACGCCGAGGTGTCCGGTCTGGTGGACATCGCCCTGCACGACGCGATCGCGCTCGCCGACGGCGACATCGACGCCGTGCCCGCTCGCTACGCCACCCGCACCGACACCGGCCTCGACTACAGCGACGGCACCCTGGCCACCGCCGACCTGGTACCCAACTACCTTACACTCGACCAGCTCTACCTTCGCCTGTTCATTGCCGCGCGCCGCTTCTGCACCGGCCAACGCAGAAACCTGTTCTGGTGA
- a CDS encoding AAA family ATPase, which produces MLGYEKVGSPSSLLIIVRGPSGSGKSSVAKSVRQRHGRGMAVLGQDVIRRSLLWERKDVSGGLAPDFIAHSAGFLLNAGWPVLVEGILSAAAYGPALRELMTAHRGRTLVYFLQVELAETFSRHATRPEADEFSITDMASWFEPDDRLDVPGEIVIPQSSSLADTVDRICRDARLAPVGDDLLTAATPPPTPPAPSDPRAARRSTPRSG; this is translated from the coding sequence GTGCTGGGCTACGAAAAGGTAGGATCTCCGTCGAGTCTTCTGATCATCGTCCGCGGGCCGAGCGGTTCGGGGAAGTCGTCAGTGGCGAAGTCGGTGCGCCAGCGCCACGGGCGCGGAATGGCGGTCCTGGGTCAGGATGTGATCAGGAGATCGCTGCTCTGGGAACGGAAAGACGTCTCCGGGGGTCTGGCACCGGACTTCATCGCACATTCCGCCGGCTTCCTGCTGAACGCGGGGTGGCCGGTGTTGGTGGAGGGCATTCTCAGCGCGGCCGCTTACGGTCCGGCCTTGCGGGAGCTGATGACTGCGCACCGCGGGCGGACGCTCGTCTACTTCCTGCAGGTCGAGCTGGCCGAGACGTTCTCCCGCCACGCCACCAGACCTGAGGCGGACGAGTTCTCGATCACCGACATGGCCTCGTGGTTCGAGCCGGACGACCGGCTGGACGTACCTGGGGAGATCGTGATTCCCCAGTCCTCCAGCCTGGCCGACACCGTCGACCGCATTTGCCGCGACGCGCGCCTCGCACCCGTCGGCGACGATCTCCTGACTGCGGCAACGCCGCCGCCCACGCCACCTGCCCCGAGCGACCCCCGCGCAGCGCGGCGAAGCACCCCGCGTTCCGGGTGA
- a CDS encoding suppressor of fused domain protein gives MTHPQLGDHLTRFLGAATQVRQLDRGVQLWRHERPEYVSFATRGLSDLDVAALKPQELVCSVLSGQDGAAAHLVTAMFEQILETDRGPLVPQLIPSQAPILDRTNIHGLLAASHPYLDDAFNTVTDNGDIRIQIVTLIPLTAAEVQQAQTGGLDALIDTLEVKDPPLLDVTR, from the coding sequence ATGACCCATCCCCAGCTCGGCGATCACCTCACCCGCTTCCTCGGCGCAGCCACCCAGGTCAGGCAGCTCGACCGTGGGGTGCAGCTGTGGCGGCACGAGCGGCCGGAGTACGTCTCCTTCGCCACGCGCGGGCTCTCCGACCTCGACGTCGCCGCGCTGAAGCCCCAGGAGCTCGTCTGCTCGGTCCTGTCCGGCCAGGACGGCGCAGCCGCGCACCTGGTGACTGCGATGTTCGAACAGATCCTCGAGACCGACCGCGGCCCCCTCGTGCCGCAGCTGATCCCCAGCCAGGCACCGATCCTCGACCGCACCAACATCCACGGCCTGCTCGCCGCCAGCCACCCCTACCTCGACGACGCCTTCAACACTGTCACCGACAACGGCGACATCCGAATCCAGATCGTCACCCTCATCCCCCTCACCGCCGCCGAAGTCCAGCAAGCGCAGACCGGCGGTCTCGACGCACTCATCGACACCCTCGAGGTCAAGGACCCGCCGCTGTTGGACGTGACGAGGTAG
- a CDS encoding ankyrin repeat domain-containing protein — MSDLDREGRDPLHYAAMNNDPDTIRERLAAGVPVDLPEQRARYTPLHFAVDNGALAAATALLDAGADIEARADRDITPLHLAVSRWRQSTDGAMIKLLLDRGADKTAGDMHGWTPHDRSKGQFEFPEDLQELLTP, encoded by the coding sequence ATGAGCGACCTGGACCGCGAGGGACGCGACCCATTGCACTACGCCGCGATGAACAACGACCCCGACACCATCCGCGAACGGCTGGCCGCCGGAGTCCCGGTCGACCTGCCCGAGCAGCGCGCCCGCTACACCCCGCTGCACTTCGCCGTCGACAACGGCGCGCTCGCCGCCGCCACGGCGCTCCTCGACGCCGGTGCGGACATCGAAGCCCGCGCCGACCGTGACATCACCCCGCTGCACCTGGCGGTCAGCCGGTGGCGGCAAAGCACCGACGGCGCCATGATCAAGCTTTTGCTCGACCGCGGCGCCGACAAGACCGCCGGGGACATGCACGGGTGGACACCCCACGATCGCAGCAAAGGCCAGTTCGAGTTCCCCGAGGATCTGCAGGAGCTGCTCACCCCATGA
- a CDS encoding putative T7SS-secreted protein, which translates to MPELGQTTDPKALIPGDPDAVFENARVLHERARDANTAGDALKRIDTGAWRGPAADKFHEDHQTEIPRWIGAGDSLDNAALALTDFANCLNWAQGQAAEAIALWQQGDTATRQAQADHDRAVADADTRTRANAEHGDPTVVQAPPFTDPGEAQRQAARDMLARARQQVTGEGDRCAEALRAEAALAPQDSRKQSDANFYGGIWDSIKGAGEALYTLVSDPAETVAAMAHNITHPVDTFKEMVAWDDWANGRGDRALGKVTGEMLVGLATFGGGKLLRERAGRHEPGDGEPKPDGHHGPDEPPTPAPRPIYEPTRNRVKLRASTERAVIRDATRTPDGQGFECEASGKIIPAEHNPDGSLTKVNPDTGKPDPNGMTVPKPGTYDMGHRPGQEWWRYKQEAEAGGYDRQRVIEDQNQSTRYRLEDRAANRSHKYELPP; encoded by the coding sequence GTGCCGGAGCTCGGCCAGACCACCGACCCGAAGGCCCTGATTCCGGGGGATCCGGACGCGGTGTTCGAGAACGCGCGGGTCCTGCACGAACGCGCCCGCGACGCCAACACCGCCGGCGACGCGCTGAAACGGATCGACACCGGCGCCTGGCGCGGCCCGGCCGCGGACAAGTTCCACGAGGACCACCAGACCGAGATCCCCCGCTGGATCGGCGCCGGGGACTCCCTGGACAACGCCGCCCTCGCCCTGACCGACTTCGCCAACTGCCTGAACTGGGCCCAAGGCCAGGCCGCCGAAGCCATCGCCCTGTGGCAGCAGGGCGACACCGCCACCCGCCAGGCCCAGGCCGATCACGACCGCGCGGTCGCCGACGCCGACACGCGCACCCGCGCGAACGCCGAGCACGGCGACCCCACCGTCGTGCAGGCTCCGCCGTTCACCGACCCCGGCGAAGCCCAGCGCCAGGCAGCCCGAGACATGCTCGCCCGGGCCCGCCAGCAGGTCACCGGCGAAGGCGACCGCTGCGCCGAGGCCCTGCGCGCCGAGGCCGCGCTCGCACCCCAGGACTCACGCAAGCAATCCGACGCCAACTTCTACGGCGGCATCTGGGACAGCATCAAGGGCGCCGGTGAAGCCCTCTACACCCTGGTATCCGATCCCGCCGAAACCGTCGCGGCGATGGCGCACAACATCACCCACCCCGTCGACACGTTCAAGGAGATGGTGGCCTGGGACGACTGGGCCAACGGCCGCGGCGACCGCGCCCTGGGCAAGGTCACCGGCGAAATGCTGGTCGGTCTCGCCACCTTCGGCGGCGGCAAGCTCCTGCGCGAACGCGCCGGCCGGCACGAACCCGGCGACGGCGAACCGAAACCCGACGGACACCATGGCCCCGACGAGCCACCCACGCCGGCGCCGCGGCCGATCTACGAACCCACCCGCAACCGGGTCAAACTCCGCGCGAGCACCGAACGCGCCGTCATCCGCGACGCGACCCGCACCCCCGACGGGCAGGGCTTCGAATGCGAAGCCTCCGGCAAGATCATCCCCGCCGAACACAACCCCGACGGCAGCCTGACCAAGGTCAACCCCGACACCGGCAAACCCGACCCGAACGGCATGACCGTCCCCAAGCCCGGCACGTACGACATGGGGCACCGGCCGGGCCAGGAATGGTGGCGCTACAAGCAGGAAGCCGAAGCCGGCGGCTACGACCGGCAACGGGTCATCGAAGACCAGAACCAATCCACCCGATACCGGCTCGAAGACCGCGCCGCCAACCGCAGCCACAAGTACGAACTACCACCGTGA
- a CDS encoding SseB family protein, whose amino-acid sequence MDRDQGEAESRLAQVARDVWSGVRGATDFMDTFAGARVYVQRPAEPGRLLVVDLGDRGSWLVAFSTLPRLAHHVGACDYFATTGADLLELVPPGIGVMIDPDDEHRFPVLARMAPPDLITRAWAQATSRRTVTAT is encoded by the coding sequence GTGGATCGCGACCAGGGGGAGGCTGAGTCGCGTCTGGCGCAGGTCGCTCGGGACGTCTGGAGTGGCGTCCGCGGCGCGACCGACTTCATGGACACCTTCGCTGGTGCTCGCGTCTACGTGCAGCGCCCGGCCGAGCCGGGCCGCCTGCTGGTCGTCGACCTGGGTGACCGCGGGTCGTGGCTGGTGGCGTTCTCGACGCTGCCCCGGCTGGCCCATCACGTGGGTGCCTGCGACTACTTCGCCACCACCGGCGCCGACCTGCTCGAACTCGTACCCCCTGGCATCGGGGTCATGATCGACCCGGACGACGAGCACCGGTTCCCGGTGCTCGCCCGGATGGCACCCCCGGATCTGATCACCCGGGCGTGGGCGCAAGCGACGAGCAGACGCACCGTCACCGCGACCTGA
- a CDS encoding DUF3558 family protein codes for MANPIRYAPLAGLAVALVTAACTSPNEPPTPSGSAAPVPVTAAPLDVSRYLAAPCSGVPTELTAGLGVAEREDAHDTVLPGAGGQAQCRLSSGPHLTAAAEVRFYPTTRPLHLVTGPGSGVTTTSLDGYPAGEWVLSTGTDGSFTSCQMIVDIAQSQGIGILFNGRSGEPIATSCGKARQLAAGVIAPLRY; via the coding sequence ATGGCTAACCCGATCCGCTACGCCCCGCTGGCCGGCCTCGCGGTCGCCCTGGTCACCGCAGCCTGCACAAGCCCGAACGAACCGCCCACGCCGAGCGGCTCAGCGGCACCTGTCCCGGTCACCGCGGCTCCGCTGGACGTCTCACGTTACCTCGCCGCGCCCTGTTCCGGGGTACCCACCGAGTTGACTGCAGGGCTCGGCGTGGCCGAGCGCGAAGACGCGCACGACACGGTCCTTCCCGGCGCAGGCGGCCAGGCTCAATGCCGCCTCTCCAGCGGCCCGCACCTGACCGCAGCGGCCGAAGTCCGGTTCTACCCAACAACCCGGCCGCTCCACCTCGTCACAGGACCCGGCAGCGGGGTCACGACCACGTCCCTCGACGGGTATCCCGCCGGCGAATGGGTGCTGAGCACCGGCACCGACGGGTCCTTCACCTCGTGCCAGATGATCGTCGACATCGCACAGAGCCAAGGAATCGGGATCCTGTTCAACGGCCGCTCCGGCGAACCCATCGCCACCTCCTGCGGCAAAGCGAGACAGCTCGCAGCCGGAGTCATCGCACCCCTTCGGTACTAG
- a CDS encoding Scr1 family TA system antitoxin-like transcriptional regulator — translation MTHDHARREGLGEWWNAYRKVFPAAVIALFEVEAHATSARIFSASAFPTPVQEPDYAEAVLRSYGDSFTADKIQHAIAARAMRRAAYLNGGLEASLIVDASVLRRPAGSDTIMMNQHARARDLHLSGRAPSKVMDGFYYGMETSFSLFTVAGDVVAFEDTENELVQVDATRRDKLVTRFDNYATRATPLVDHPLLRLPE, via the coding sequence ATGACGCACGACCACGCCAGAAGGGAAGGACTCGGCGAATGGTGGAACGCATACCGGAAAGTATTTCCGGCGGCGGTCATCGCGCTTTTCGAAGTCGAAGCCCACGCAACAAGCGCACGCATATTTAGCGCTTCCGCATTTCCCACCCCGGTCCAGGAGCCCGACTACGCGGAGGCCGTCCTGCGTTCATACGGCGACAGCTTCACCGCCGACAAGATCCAGCACGCCATCGCAGCCCGCGCGATGCGCCGCGCGGCGTACCTCAACGGAGGCCTGGAAGCATCTCTCATCGTCGATGCGTCGGTCCTGCGACGGCCGGCCGGCTCGGACACGATCATGATGAACCAGCACGCACGAGCACGAGACCTTCATTTGTCAGGGCGGGCACCCAGCAAGGTCATGGACGGGTTTTACTACGGAATGGAGACGTCCTTCTCGCTGTTCACCGTCGCTGGCGACGTCGTGGCCTTCGAGGACACAGAAAATGAGCTCGTGCAGGTCGACGCGACCCGCAGGGACAAACTCGTCACACGGTTCGACAATTACGCGACGCGCGCTACACCACTGGTCGATCACCCTCTGCTGAGGCTCCCCGAGTGA
- a CDS encoding ATP-binding protein translates to MVGPGGVGKTALAVMWANRHTERFPDGQLYVDLRGFSPDTTVAPVDALGRFLRALGVEPRHVPATVAEQVTLYRTITAGRQLLMLVVLDNAASAEQVRPLIPTSTRSVVVVTSRLRLDGLFADGAQLVQVPPLPEAAAVALLEELIGERAADEPDATAELAQLCGLFPIALRVAAARLVTRPTWSVSEVVARLRDERSRLAALSRLSAPEDSVTALFDWSYRNLQSYAADLYRCLGSLPAPEFGIDVAAAVSGLAEHEVAVALQVLVDASLLEEVALDRYRFHDLVRLHARAQPAPDRDRLEVVPRAAAWYLREMTRANLVVIPVRWRVSPVADELAGEPVRFDSDAAALDWLHRELPNVLAVLEEAVADRHDELAWQLCEALWELMLYRKPFPEWLRSHQLGITAAQRCRNKVAESRLRYQRGRAYLDLGQLPQAETEVRHALELARHAEDRRTESAALDLLGRVAQARGDVDTAIKHFTASMHIEADLGIDRGVASRHSRIGDALLQAGRELEAEPHLQTALEMLTAIGDDKDVARVALGLARIDALAGRQDAAIERLQMARRVLGRTGSAVYEASVLLALAEVAAHDSNPDQARAYLTEAIELLHDLGGAALDKAQKALAALDHGSRAPQQASAHNGTSGDGGI, encoded by the coding sequence GTGGTCGGTCCCGGGGGCGTGGGTAAGACGGCGCTGGCTGTGATGTGGGCGAACCGGCACACGGAACGGTTCCCGGACGGCCAGCTCTACGTCGACCTGCGCGGCTTCTCCCCCGACACCACCGTGGCGCCGGTCGACGCGCTCGGCCGGTTCCTGCGCGCGCTGGGCGTCGAACCACGGCACGTTCCGGCCACCGTGGCCGAACAGGTAACCCTGTACCGGACGATCACCGCCGGACGGCAACTGCTCATGCTGGTGGTGCTGGACAACGCGGCCTCGGCCGAGCAGGTCCGGCCGCTGATCCCCACCTCAACCCGATCCGTCGTGGTGGTGACCAGCCGGCTGCGGCTCGACGGCCTGTTCGCCGACGGCGCCCAGCTCGTGCAGGTCCCGCCGCTGCCCGAGGCCGCCGCGGTGGCGCTGCTCGAGGAGTTGATCGGCGAGCGAGCCGCTGATGAGCCGGACGCCACGGCCGAGTTGGCGCAGCTGTGCGGGCTGTTCCCGATCGCGCTGCGGGTGGCCGCGGCCCGGCTGGTGACCAGACCGACGTGGTCGGTGTCCGAGGTCGTGGCGCGGCTGCGGGACGAGCGGTCGCGGCTGGCGGCCCTGTCGCGCCTGTCCGCTCCGGAGGATTCGGTGACGGCGCTGTTCGACTGGTCCTACCGCAACCTGCAATCGTATGCGGCTGACCTGTACCGGTGCCTGGGTTCGCTCCCCGCGCCCGAGTTCGGGATCGACGTGGCGGCCGCGGTGTCCGGGCTGGCCGAGCATGAGGTGGCCGTGGCGCTGCAGGTCCTGGTCGACGCGAGCCTGCTCGAGGAGGTCGCCCTCGACCGGTACCGCTTCCACGATCTGGTCCGGCTGCACGCGCGCGCCCAACCCGCCCCCGACCGGGACCGGCTCGAGGTCGTCCCCCGCGCCGCCGCGTGGTACCTGCGGGAAATGACCCGGGCGAACCTGGTCGTGATCCCGGTGCGCTGGCGAGTCAGCCCCGTCGCCGACGAGCTGGCAGGCGAGCCGGTCCGGTTCGACTCCGACGCCGCCGCTCTGGACTGGCTGCACCGAGAGCTGCCGAACGTGCTGGCCGTGCTGGAGGAGGCGGTCGCCGACCGGCACGACGAACTGGCGTGGCAGCTGTGCGAGGCGCTCTGGGAGCTGATGCTCTACCGCAAGCCCTTCCCGGAATGGCTGCGCTCGCACCAGCTCGGGATCACCGCGGCGCAACGCTGCCGGAACAAGGTCGCCGAGTCCCGGCTGCGCTACCAGCGCGGACGGGCATACCTGGACCTGGGGCAGCTGCCGCAGGCCGAGACCGAAGTCCGGCACGCGTTGGAACTGGCACGTCACGCCGAGGACCGCCGCACCGAATCCGCCGCGCTGGACCTGCTCGGCAGAGTGGCGCAGGCCCGCGGCGACGTCGACACCGCGATCAAGCACTTCACCGCGAGCATGCATATCGAAGCGGATCTCGGCATCGACCGGGGCGTCGCATCGCGGCACAGCCGCATCGGCGACGCGCTGCTGCAGGCCGGCCGCGAGCTCGAGGCGGAACCACATCTGCAGACCGCACTGGAGATGCTGACCGCAATCGGCGACGACAAGGACGTCGCCCGCGTCGCTCTCGGGTTGGCTCGGATCGACGCGCTGGCCGGACGTCAGGACGCGGCCATTGAACGCCTGCAGATGGCGCGCCGCGTGCTCGGCCGAACGGGCTCGGCGGTCTACGAGGCGAGCGTGCTGCTTGCCCTTGCCGAGGTCGCCGCACACGACAGCAACCCCGATCAGGCCCGCGCCTACCTGACCGAGGCAATCGAGCTTCTTCACGACCTCGGCGGGGCAGCACTGGACAAGGCTCAGAAGGCACTGGCAGCCCTCGACCACGGATCTCGTGCGCCGCAACAAGCATCGGCACACAACGGGACATCCGGCGACGGCGGAATTTGA
- a CDS encoding SAM-dependent methyltransferase, with protein sequence MAHQWEPPELCTCCASPARIKDCFLNGGQAWEIEKSWCANAARIMPSLPRVYSEEREFVRRAIRFAVQERDIHRFLTIGGGLPDTEPMDDYVLPFTSGQVVYADKDRYVLAYLDLLASEHDQIDCVRGDFHVPGTILFTDVIEDLLSDGTPICLVLNGVLDATDDTEALAATLGCYTERLPPGSLMIATHATVDGLDTDNTADLALVGQMRQVCQLFRTPHWPQRHLRTAEELGHLLRGLDLLEPGITFTANWANPRRAGDRRPAESLCLAAVAAVPSLRTAYASVAGVRASGRCAR encoded by the coding sequence GTGGCACACCAATGGGAGCCGCCGGAGCTGTGCACATGCTGCGCCAGCCCCGCACGGATCAAGGACTGCTTCCTCAACGGAGGCCAGGCCTGGGAGATCGAGAAGTCATGGTGCGCCAACGCGGCTCGCATCATGCCGAGTCTGCCGCGGGTCTATAGCGAGGAGCGTGAGTTCGTCCGCCGGGCGATCCGCTTTGCGGTGCAGGAGCGGGACATCCACCGATTCCTGACGATCGGCGGTGGCTTGCCGGACACCGAGCCCATGGATGACTACGTTCTCCCATTCACCTCGGGCCAGGTGGTGTATGCCGACAAGGACAGATATGTACTGGCGTACTTGGATCTTCTTGCGTCGGAACATGATCAGATCGACTGTGTGCGCGGCGACTTCCACGTGCCCGGCACGATCCTGTTCACCGACGTCATCGAGGACTTGCTATCCGACGGGACTCCGATCTGCCTGGTACTGAACGGCGTTCTGGATGCGACCGACGACACGGAGGCGCTGGCCGCCACGTTGGGGTGCTACACCGAGCGGCTGCCCCCGGGCAGTCTGATGATCGCGACCCATGCCACCGTCGATGGCCTCGACACCGACAACACGGCGGATCTGGCTCTGGTCGGGCAGATGCGGCAGGTGTGCCAGCTTTTCCGCACTCCCCACTGGCCCCAGCGTCACCTGCGCACCGCCGAAGAACTCGGACACCTCCTCCGTGGACTCGACCTCCTCGAGCCTGGCATCACCTTCACGGCCAACTGGGCCAACCCGCGGCGCGCCGGCGACCGACGGCCTGCTGAATCCCTGTGCCTGGCGGCTGTCGCTGCGGTCCCCAGCTTGAGGACTGCGTACGCGAGTGTGGCCGGAGTCCGCGCGTCAGGCAGGTGTGCACGGTGA
- a CDS encoding HAD family hydrolase, with the protein MAAKVDLITVDISRTLGTFTGTSTKDRLLKLSPLADIAPERAGEAVRCLLYRAPALTSELINQVSRQLLIPFSEFPTRWDRGYLPYPHAHNALKELAEVAPVVALSNMAVTGGPERVHKVRTEHFGTLRAVYTSFKLGGAKPEPWLWQVVAGRHGAKIENVVHIGDQLIADVYGALWAGARVIHLRDDAEATAYPNGSQERVLTAVDLPTAVHMVRSWAGG; encoded by the coding sequence ATGGCAGCCAAGGTCGACTTGATCACAGTGGATATCAGCAGAACCCTGGGCACGTTCACCGGAACATCCACAAAGGATCGCCTGCTGAAACTGTCCCCGTTGGCCGACATTGCACCCGAACGGGCTGGGGAGGCCGTGCGCTGCCTGCTGTATCGGGCCCCGGCGTTGACCAGCGAGCTGATCAACCAAGTGAGTCGTCAGCTACTGATCCCGTTCAGCGAGTTCCCGACCAGGTGGGACCGCGGCTATCTCCCGTACCCGCACGCACACAACGCACTCAAGGAACTAGCCGAGGTCGCACCTGTGGTCGCTTTGTCCAATATGGCCGTCACCGGCGGGCCAGAGCGCGTGCACAAGGTGCGCACCGAACACTTCGGCACGCTCCGTGCGGTGTACACCAGTTTCAAGCTCGGTGGCGCGAAGCCTGAACCCTGGCTATGGCAGGTAGTCGCCGGACGCCACGGCGCGAAAATCGAGAACGTTGTCCACATCGGCGACCAGCTGATCGCCGATGTGTACGGCGCCCTCTGGGCCGGGGCACGCGTGATCCACCTGCGCGACGACGCCGAGGCGACGGCCTACCCGAACGGCAGCCAGGAAAGGGTGCTCACCGCTGTCGACCTGCCGACCGCGGTGCACATGGTCCGGTCGTGGGCGGGTGGCTGA